The Chitinophagales bacterium genomic interval AGGAACCACCAGTAATGCCGGAGCGCTGGGAGCACGTGCTACCATTTATGGAGCATGGGGAAAACAAGTGCGGGAAGTGCATGCGGGCGAAAGCTATGGTACCTGCAATACAAGCAGCCTTCACTTTGGTACAGGTTCAGCGTCAGTTATAGATTCGATAGTGATCAACTGGCCTTCCGGTGCCGTCACTTCTATCATGAATCCGGCCGTTGATCAGTTTATTGATGTGGTGGAAAATGAATGCACGACGCCTGATTTAACCATAAGCAACAGCGGGGGAACAGTCATCTGCCCGGGCGAAACAGTTACACTTTCAGCTTCAGCAGTTCCATCAGACTATTCATATCTATGGTCCAACGGAGCCACTACACAGTCTGTGGAAGTAGGCGAAACCGGTGATTACAGTGTGAAAATATCGTCTTCCTCCAATAACTGTTTTACCACTTCTCCGACGATCACGATCACACAAAATCCGGTGGAAGTACCGGCTGTAACCGTATCCGGTGCATTAACCTTTTGCGACGGCGGCAGTGTTGAATTATCTGCTCCGGCTGCCACTTCATATGCCTGGTCAAACGGTGCAACCACTCAATCCATCACCGTAACATCATCCGGCAGCTATACTGTCAGTATTCCGGGTACGTGCCAGTTGATTTCGTCAACTCCCGTGGAAGTAAATGTTTTGATTTCTCCGTCACCTGCAGCAGCTGATGTCCATCTTACTACTCCCGGAACAGCTACGCTCACCGCCACCGGCGACCTGGTGAACTGGTACAGTGAACCCATTGGAGGCACATTGCTCAGCACCGGCAATCAATTCATTACGCCTATACTGTATGACACCACTGTTTATTTTGCCGACAACACAACAGCGTTTGGTGCTGATACTTTCTATACCGGCCAGCCATATCATCAGGGTGTGTTGTACAGTGGCAGCAACAGCACCAACAGCAGCATAATTTTTAATGTTTATCAGCCTTGCGTATTGAAATCAGTGAAAGTTTATACCGATACGCCCGGCGAGCGGCTGATAGAATGGAGAAATCACAATGGAAGTGTGCTGCAGAGTGTATTGATCAATATCCCGATGGATTCAAGCCGTATTACACTTGACTTCAACCTCGTGCCTGGAGAAGATTATGAGCTCACCACCAATAAAACGCAGAATAACCTGTTATGGGGTTTTGACAGCCCGCGGCTGCAGCGCAGTGATGCCGGTGTCAGCTATCCTTATGTGATACAGGACTTCGTTTCCTTAACCGGCTCACCTAATGGAAGCAACCTGTTCTATTATTTTTATGACTGGGAAGTAGATAAAATTCCGACGCTGTGTATCAGCGATCGTGTGCCGGTGACTGTATTTGTCGACCTTGCCTCAGGCATCGCTGCTGCTCATGAAAACATGATACTAAACGTCTTTCCTAACCCATCTTCTGGCATTGTGAATATTGCAGGCGGCAGTATGATGCCTGATCAGGTTAACATACAACTACAGGATATAACCGGTAAATTGTTGCTTTCACAATCAGCGAAGGCCATGAGCAGCGGAGAAAACTTACAGCTCGACCTCAGCAGTTTTCCGGGTGGAATTTACCTGTTGAATATTGAAACGGAAGGCTCCGTGCAGCAACATAAAATAGTCATTCAGTAAACAGGCGATTCTTTACCTGGTTGATTTCATTAACCATGCACAGCTGCTATTTCCTGAAAATAAAATACACCGCAAGTACCAGGAAAGAGAAGCCGACAAAATGATTCCACTTCAGCGCTTCATTCTTAAAAAACAAGACCGTAAAAATCGTGAACACGACAAGTGTCACGACTTCCTGTATAACTTTCAGCTGCACCAGTGAAAATGGCCCGCCATTCTCCTTAAAACCAATTCGATTCGCGGGTACCTGAAAGCAATATTCAAGCAAGGCGATTCCCCAACTGATCAGCACTACTGCTATAAGCGGCAAGGCGGCAAACCATTTGAATTCACGGAATTTCAGGTGTCCATACCATGCCAACGTCATAAAAATATTGGACAGAATAAGCAACCCGATGGTTTGTACTGATTTCATTTAAACAGCTTTTTATTGAGAGTGCAAAAACAATGTAACAAAGTAGGTGCCGGCCAGGAAGAAATCATTCAGCATTATAGAAGCTGAAAACAATTCCCGAATAATGAAAAATCACATGCTGAAAAGGGCTGGCATTGCATCCGAAATGGATTACACCAATTTCAACATGCCATGTTCAGCGTTTAGACAGTTGCCTTCTTTTTCAAATACCGCAACATATCCTGAATAGTCTCTTCCAGGGAATATTGTTGTTTCCAGCCGGTATCCTTTTTAAGTCGCGTACTGTCGCCATAGATGATGGGTTCGTCCGTTGGCCTGAGCAACGCCGGATCTGTTTCGATATTCAGCTTCATGCCGGTCGCTTTTTCAATAAGCGGAATCAGCTCTTTCACCTGGTACACCTTTTCACCACTCACATTATAAACTTCACCGGCAGTTCCCTTATCTGCGAGCAATACCAGGGCTGAGACAAGGTCGCGCACATCGGTAATAGAGCGTTTTGTTTCCAGCGTTCCTACTTTAAACTTATTCTCTGCGCCCTTCATAATCCTGTAAGCACGCAGTACGAAATCCGATGTAACATCATTGGTTTTACGGGCACCGGTAGTATTAAAAATACGGACACGGATACAACGGATGCCGAAGTTCTGGAAATACTGAAAGGAAAGGAGGTCCTGCCCCACCTTGCTCACACCATAAGGATGCAATGGCAATAGCGCGGTGTCCTCCTTAACCGGCGTATTCTCCGGTGTTAATGACAATCCGTATTCAGCACTCGAACAGGCCACCACGACCATCGGATCATAATCCGGCTCTGTCAGGCGTATTTTTTTGACAGCTTCAAACACATTCACCGTGCCATTCATATTGGTGTTAATCGTTTCAATAGGCTTCTCCCAGGAAACGGTAGGATAGCTTTGCGCCGCCAGATGAAAAATGCGGGAAGGACGAAACTGATTGATGATGGAAAAGACTTTCCCGGCATCGGTTACGTCGCATTCGATGGCATTGCAAACCGGCAGGATGTCAGTTACATCAATGGTAGGTTTGAAATATGTGCCAATAATATTTTCCTTAGGCAAAAGGCTGCGGTAGTGATCAATCAGATGCGATCCAACCATACCTGCTGATCCGGTAATCATGACATGTTCTGTTGCTGACATGCGAAGCGATTGTTAATTGATTATTGTAAATTGTTATGTGATTCGGACTGCTGAATGCATTGATGCTTTCGATTAACAGCAGACGAATCCTGCCCTGCCAACGGCTAAGCGCTGTTACTCAGTGCCAATCGGTAAATTTCATTCACCCTGCTGCCAATGAGTTGCCAGCTGAACTTTTCATCTGCGGTTTTTTTTGCCTGCATGCGCAGGCGTTTCATTTTTTCTTCATCCTGCAGCAAGGCCATTATTTTTTCCGCAAGGTCTTTTTCGTCTTCATTCCGGAACATCACTCCATTCTCTCCTTCCACAATTATTTTTTTAAACGTATCGAGGTCGGAGGAAACGATGGCCGCGCTGTAATCGAGTGAACGGATCATCACGCCACTGGAATAAATCTCCCGGTAAGGAAGCGTTACGATATCCGCTGCCGCGAAATAGTATGGAATGATTTCATTCGGCACATAGGAATAGTTGAGGATGCAATCCTTTTCCAAATTCTTCTCCTGTACGATTGCATCAAATTCCTCCTGTTCCACTTTCCACGGCTTGCCGACCACGAGCAGTTTTACATTGGGCATCTTATCGCGAACGATGGCATGTGCGCGCAGCAGCACATCGAGGCCTTTTACCTTTTTTATTTGTCCGAAGAAAAGCACCAGTTGCTGATCCATGGGCAAGTTCAGCTTTTGCCTGGCTTCTTCCTTCGTGATGGGTTTATTGAAAAGAAAATCAGAATCACCATGCGGAACAATGTGAATGTCGTGTTCCGGAAAACCGGGGAAATATTTTTCCAGGGATGTTTTTGCATAGTCAGAATGAACGATGATCTGATCAATAGCATGGCGGAATTTGCCGTATTTGCGCGGATTGATCTCCTGCCCGTATTTATCAAAGCTTTCAATGTCGTGAATGGTAGCCACCACCCTGAACCCTTTTCTCCTGAAGAGGAAAAAGTTCAGGTATTCCCTTAACGCAAAATGATACACGTGAAAGTGAACCACTTTCGCACCGGCTTTAGCGGCATCCTGAGCAGCATGCCATGCGCCGATGGCGTAACGGACACCGCGGATCAGCTTGTTATCTTGTCCGTAAATTTTCTTAAACGGTTTTATCGTGCGGAAAGGAAAGCTGAATTTGGTATCGAGATCGGTTTCATCGCAGGTATAGAAACTGAGTTCTGTTCCCTGGTCGGCCACCGCCTTGCATAAACCAAAATCATAAAAGTCATTACCGCTGTGTCCGCCGATGGGTTCAACCATGGCAACCCTTAACTTATTATTTTCACTCATACCAGCGGCTTAGATCTTTATGGAGCAATTTTTCAAGTTGCATGATATCAGGTTGGAAGATGGCATGCATGCGGTCCACCGTGGCATCATGCTTGTCTTGCTTTTTGCTGCGGGTGAGAAACAGGTTCTTAATGGATTCCACCCGGTGATCCGGGATGATTTTACGGGCAAGCGTACGCAGATTCTTCTGCGAATAGATGGCACGTATGATGCTGTTGCGCGGCGTTGAATAGGTATTGTACTTGCCTTCCAGGTCCGGCAAAAAGGAAGGATCAATCTGGAGAAAATGCAGCAGCTCAACAATCATGGCTCCCATATTTTCTGATAATTCATCGTAAATAAAGATCCTGACGTTCTCTTTTCCGAATGTATCGAGGTAACGCTTTACCTGTTCATAGTAGAGGCCCAGTTCAACATATTGCTGATACCAGAGGTGAGCAAATTTGTGCTTTGACTTTTTACTGACGATATCTTCCAGCGAATCATTCACATAACCCAGCTTATGCTCCATGAAATAATGCGAGAAGGCACGGTCAACAGGATTGCGCAGCGACATGATGATTTTTGCGTCGGGCACCAGTTCTTTGATTTTGGCAGGAACCGGCGGATAGAAAAGATAAGAGACACTTGCTTCACCGATGGCCTTGTGCCGTCCGTTGGCGGCTTCGAAAAGTTGCATGTACTCCTGCAGGGTTCCAACCCCTTTCTCTTTGTGATACAGGCTTTGTTTCACTGTTTCGTCATAGGAGAAATAGTTGGGTTCCTTCACCGGACTCATATACACTTCCGGATGTTTCTTCAGGTAATAATACAGGGAAGTAGTGCCGGCTTTAGGAGCACCTACAATAAAAAAGTTGGGCAATTTCTTTGTCATAGTTCAGCTTAACCAATCAGGCAACTGTGCAATCCCTTTCCCCCTCAGGAATTCAGCTAACCGTTTATTGTAGGGTTCATAAATTTCATTCAGCAGGTTCCGTTCTTCTTCCGTCATCTTTTCCCGTGCGCCGGCATTGGCATTTATCTTTTTATACAAGCCACGTAAAGTTCGCTTCAATCCCACATTTTTTCTCCAGAATGATTCAAACGTTTTGTTAATCCGCAGCATGGTCTTGTGCATCCAGCGGTTCCTGTAAGCGATGGTTTGGTTTTCAATGACAAAATCCTCCGGTTTATACCGGCTGAAATCAAGCTGCAGCCAGGCACACAGCTGTTGCATGAAACCCATTGCATCCTTCTTCAGGTCTTCGAAAAAAAGTATTTTCAGGTTTTCACCATATACATCAAACCAGGCAGGCAGGTAATCGATATAGTAACCTTCGCTGATGCCCCGCATGAAAAGCGCTTCTTCGTCTTCACGGTGTTCATCCGGCCCGGCATCTGTGTAGGCAAGGGATTTCCGGATAAAATCGGTGAAAGTGGTGTTGACGGAAAGGTAGGCATTTGCCTTTTTTCGCTCGTAAAAAGAAAACAAGCGGTCGGCAGGATTACGGAAGATGAATATTATTTTCACTTCATTGCCAAGTTCCTTCAAAATGCGGGATGCAATAATTTCTTTGCCATAAAGATAGCTCGGGCTTGCCTCCAGGCGATATCTTTTGCCTGCATCACAATGCGTAAAGTAGGCTGCATATTTTTCCATTGGCGGAATTTCGCGGCCATATCTAAGCGGCATAAAGAAGCCGATCTCTTTGGCCGATGATCCGCAAACGGCAGGATGCAAGGAGAGATAAGTATAAACCGACGTAGTACCGGCTTTATGAACACCTCCGATAATCAGGTTGGGCAATCGCGAATCAGTCATCAGAGTCAATCAGTTTAAAACCTGCTTATTGGCCCAACGGTAATTCCTGTCAGGGTGGCGCTGGATGTAATAGAAGAAATAATGAATGGCCACGAATGATGCGGCTATGGCAATGCCCGGGTCAAAAAAGCTTCCTCCTGTCGGTATGCCACGGATAAAAAAGAAAATGATGAAAAACAAAATCGACTGGTAGAAATAATCTTTTCTGAATTCCAGGTTCAGTTTTCTATGCGTCCGGTACACGAGCCAGTATTGCAACAAACCTATAAACAAGCCCAGTACGCCAAATTGATAGATCACCCCCAATACACCGATATCCGAAGCGTAGAAGTGGCCTAATTCGGCAGTGGGACCGCCCAGCCAGTCGTTATTGATTTTTCCGTTCCCGAAAAACCAGCTGAAAGAATGCTTGTTGAAATATTTGAATGCGATAGCTGTTTCACGGATTCGTGCATCTGCTGAAGCCTCACCTGTTTCTTGTCCCTGCAGGGCAAGAATAACGTCGGTATACATTAATATAACCCTGTCAAGAATATCAGGCCGCAGTAACCACAGGCCTCCCAACGCGGCGGCAATAAAAAGAATGAAAGAAGCAGTATAGTAAACGATTTTCTCCCAGCTGAGATAAAGCAGGAAATACAAACCTACCGTTCCGAGTAAGGCAATGGAAGTACCTCTTTTCTGATTGATAAAAAAGATATATGCATAAAAACCGATAAAGAACAGTGCATATTTTATATGATTGGTTCTTACATAACGGATAAAATAATAGATGGTGGCGAAGGCAAATCCGAAGATGTCAAACTCAAACTGGCAGCCCCCTTTAATCGAATTGCAATACACGAACAAGGTTCCTGCAAACTGGTTGGGGTTAAGCGCCAGTATCATGGCAAGGTAAAAAGGCAGGTTAAACCAGGCACCGAACAACAACGCATCGCGTACAATAGTTAGATCAATAGATTTTGATTTTAACAGGTAGAACATGAATATACCTGATAGTATGGCCAGCCATGATTTTTCTGCCGACATACCCAGAAACACCGGCTGCCCGAAATAGAAGTTGGTAACGAAGCCTGCCTGCAGCATGATATACGTCAGCAACACCAGGATAATGATCTCATAGATGTTAAACCCTGCTTTTTTAACTATGAGCTTATCTACCAAATAGATGGAAGTAAATGTCAGATAAACAAAAAGCATCGGATATCCGCCAAATACGAGATAGATCAGCGAAACCGGGCTTTTAATAAGGGTGCCGAAAATATTGATGAACAGCAGGTAAATCAAAAATACTTTAATACGACGCCGCCAGGTATTGTGGATGGCCTCAGCAAAATGTAATGGCGTTGTGAGTTCTAATCCCTGCTGCACGTTCTTTTTCCCAGTAGTATTTTAAGGATTAACAGGGATTCCTTTGCATTTCCCTCTGTAAGATTTTTTAAGGCTTTCCCTGCCAGGCGTATGACGGGTGCGAAGATAAGATACGGATAGTAAAGTTGGTAAAATAACATCCAACCTCGGTATTTGCAGCACATAAAAAATAACGGCCTTTGCTTGCTCTTGATTTCTTTGCCGGTAGTAACTCCTTGCTTGTGATAAATAATGCTTTGGTAACAATAACCATGTTGCCAGCCTTTGCGCAAGGCTCTTACTTCCCAGTCCATCTCTTCAAAATAGGCATAGTAAACATCATTCATCAGCCCCACATCCTGCAAAAATTCTTTCCGGATAAAAATAGAAGCACCGTAGACATAATCAAACTTCACATCATCCCTGTCGTACTGACCATGGTCCACTTCCCGCACCCCAAGATGGTATGACCAGGTTGTCCATTTATTAAACATGCCGCCAATGGCATTGATCTTATCCGGCCAGCGGTACCAACGCAGCTTGGAACCAATCATCCCTACCTTTTTTCCGGCAGCCTGATATGCAGCAGCCTTTTCCACGAGGTGTTTTAAGGCATCATACTCCAGCGTGGTGTCGTTATTCAACAGCCACACAAAGTCTCCATCGGCTTTTTGCAAAGCATAACGGGAACCCACATTGTTTCCACCCGCAAAACCGATATCGCTGAGCGCCTGCACAAAGATGAGCGGATACTTAAACGGCGCTTCGGCATTTTCCGCAATTTGTGCTTCCAGCTCCTTTTCCTTCCTGCCATCACCACCCTTTTCAGCCTCAGCCACCTCATAGCTAAGCCAGCGAGCAGGTTTGTTACAGGCCGGTGCGGAATACTGACTGATCTCTGCAGGCGGATTGAATTCCATCACGCGGCTGCCGTTCGCCCATTCCTTAATAATCTGCAGCGAGGAAGGCGTATGGTTATCCACCACCACAATCTGAAACTCTTTGTAAGATTGTTTGGCCAGGCTTTCCATGGTTTCCACGGTATTGTTGTGGCCATTAAAATTCACCAGTACGATGTATATCTTCGGTTGCATCTTGCTCAATTTGAAACAGCTAATCCCTTTATGGGGAAATATCTTAATCCTTTAACTTCCTAATTTAGGTGACTATGGCAACTGCTTGCTGCACATATTCACTTCACCCATCCGCTGAGGTCGCGGTTCAGCAACGTGCCGAGTTTCATTACATCATCGCGAAAGATATCAGCCAGGAATTTGCGTTCTTCAACAGTGATTTTCGGCAGATCCTTATCGGTATAAAAAGTCTTCTTGAAGGCAGACTTCATTGATTTGGGAAGCACGCCCTTCAGCCAGTCTTTCACCTTCTTCTGCGTATTCAGCTTGCCGATGAGTTTATTTTTAGGAATGAAGGAAGGGTTGAATTTTTGGGAATAATCAATATCCACGTCAGGATCAACACCAAGAAAAGAGAACATATCCTTCACCACTGCACCGGGATTCTTCTTGAAATCATCGAAGATATAAATGCGCAGCTGCTGCGCCGGGAAAACATCCATGAACCGCTTCACCTGCCCGGCATACATGCCTATTTCCACATACAGGTTAGAAATACCCCAGCCTTTCGGGTTTCGTGCCATATCCTTCCTGAGCGCTGTCATGAAATCCTCAGTCTCATAACCTATCCGCAAATCCATCAGGTAGTGGCTGAAAGCCCGCTCAACAGGATTGCGCAGCATCATAATAATTTTTGCATCCGGGAATTGCCGGATGATATTTCCGGCAGCTGCTGCTGAATAGAGGTAGGAGTTGGTGATTTCGCCCACCGCCTTTTCATCCTTTACATTTTTAAAAAGCTGAACATACTGATCCCAGTCTTTCACGAAGGCATGAAAGATGCCTTCCTGCATATCGGACTCTAAAAATCTGGTCAGGTCTTTATTCAGCGACCTTGCATAATTGGGCCGGAACTTTGTATTGTCGATGT includes:
- a CDS encoding FG-GAP-like repeat-containing protein, whose translation is MQFFTKLKLIAIAAVCCCCGNVSAQVSFLNANAKLSATNIHSGCPVGVADINGDGLDDIVRLDQAHLLYIDYQRPGLLFDHHYIGDYGGGVSWAWGLCIADVDHNGYKDIVAGGYGPSVKIMKLNSTGTGGTLYSLPSSNFFLQNINFADINNDGWEDIFGCDDNAESHIWLNNGSGNFTVSSIIDFDVTGTDDSGNYGSVWTDFDNDGDIDLYIAKCRQAVNDPNDGRRIDVLFVNDGNNNYTSDAAAYGLADSAQTWTANFADIDNDGDLDVIQTDYDVPAKLLENDGTGHMTNITAGSGFNMTVIPIESVMEDFDNDGFVDILVSGSDYQFFHNDGDKTFTKLPGIFGTSNMESFAIGDLNHDGKVDVYASYANIYTTPTSVDDIYWLNSSSNGNHFITINLTGTTSNAGALGARATIYGAWGKQVREVHAGESYGTCNTSSLHFGTGSASVIDSIVINWPSGAVTSIMNPAVDQFIDVVENECTTPDLTISNSGGTVICPGETVTLSASAVPSDYSYLWSNGATTQSVEVGETGDYSVKISSSSNNCFTTSPTITITQNPVEVPAVTVSGALTFCDGGSVELSAPAATSYAWSNGATTQSITVTSSGSYTVSIPGTCQLISSTPVEVNVLISPSPAAADVHLTTPGTATLTATGDLVNWYSEPIGGTLLSTGNQFITPILYDTTVYFADNTTAFGADTFYTGQPYHQGVLYSGSNSTNSSIIFNVYQPCVLKSVKVYTDTPGERLIEWRNHNGSVLQSVLINIPMDSSRITLDFNLVPGEDYELTTNKTQNNLLWGFDSPRLQRSDAGVSYPYVIQDFVSLTGSPNGSNLFYYFYDWEVDKIPTLCISDRVPVTVFVDLASGIAAAHENMILNVFPNPSSGIVNIAGGSMMPDQVNIQLQDITGKLLLSQSAKAMSSGENLQLDLSSFPGGIYLLNIETEGSVQQHKIVIQ
- a CDS encoding DMT family protein, whose translation is MKSVQTIGLLILSNIFMTLAWYGHLKFREFKWFAALPLIAVVLISWGIALLEYCFQVPANRIGFKENGGPFSLVQLKVIQEVVTLVVFTIFTVLFFKNEALKWNHFVGFSFLVLAVYFIFRK
- a CDS encoding GDP-mannose 4,6-dehydratase, with translation MSATEHVMITGSAGMVGSHLIDHYRSLLPKENIIGTYFKPTIDVTDILPVCNAIECDVTDAGKVFSIINQFRPSRIFHLAAQSYPTVSWEKPIETINTNMNGTVNVFEAVKKIRLTEPDYDPMVVVACSSAEYGLSLTPENTPVKEDTALLPLHPYGVSKVGQDLLSFQYFQNFGIRCIRVRIFNTTGARKTNDVTSDFVLRAYRIMKGAENKFKVGTLETKRSITDVRDLVSALVLLADKGTAGEVYNVSGEKVYQVKELIPLIEKATGMKLNIETDPALLRPTDEPIIYGDSTRLKKDTGWKQQYSLEETIQDMLRYLKKKATV
- a CDS encoding glycosyltransferase family 4 protein; the protein is MSENNKLRVAMVEPIGGHSGNDFYDFGLCKAVADQGTELSFYTCDETDLDTKFSFPFRTIKPFKKIYGQDNKLIRGVRYAIGAWHAAQDAAKAGAKVVHFHVYHFALREYLNFFLFRRKGFRVVATIHDIESFDKYGQEINPRKYGKFRHAIDQIIVHSDYAKTSLEKYFPGFPEHDIHIVPHGDSDFLFNKPITKEEARQKLNLPMDQQLVLFFGQIKKVKGLDVLLRAHAIVRDKMPNVKLLVVGKPWKVEQEEFDAIVQEKNLEKDCILNYSYVPNEIIPYYFAAADIVTLPYREIYSSGVMIRSLDYSAAIVSSDLDTFKKIIVEGENGVMFRNEDEKDLAEKIMALLQDEEKMKRLRMQAKKTADEKFSWQLIGSRVNEIYRLALSNSA
- a CDS encoding sulfotransferase; this translates as MTKKLPNFFIVGAPKAGTTSLYYYLKKHPEVYMSPVKEPNYFSYDETVKQSLYHKEKGVGTLQEYMQLFEAANGRHKAIGEASVSYLFYPPVPAKIKELVPDAKIIMSLRNPVDRAFSHYFMEHKLGYVNDSLEDIVSKKSKHKFAHLWYQQYVELGLYYEQVKRYLDTFGKENVRIFIYDELSENMGAMIVELLHFLQIDPSFLPDLEGKYNTYSTPRNSIIRAIYSQKNLRTLARKIIPDHRVESIKNLFLTRSKKQDKHDATVDRMHAIFQPDIMQLEKLLHKDLSRWYE
- a CDS encoding sulfotransferase domain-containing protein — encoded protein: MTDSRLPNLIIGGVHKAGTTSVYTYLSLHPAVCGSSAKEIGFFMPLRYGREIPPMEKYAAYFTHCDAGKRYRLEASPSYLYGKEIIASRILKELGNEVKIIFIFRNPADRLFSFYERKKANAYLSVNTTFTDFIRKSLAYTDAGPDEHREDEEALFMRGISEGYYIDYLPAWFDVYGENLKILFFEDLKKDAMGFMQQLCAWLQLDFSRYKPEDFVIENQTIAYRNRWMHKTMLRINKTFESFWRKNVGLKRTLRGLYKKINANAGAREKMTEEERNLLNEIYEPYNKRLAEFLRGKGIAQLPDWLS
- a CDS encoding glycosyltransferase family 2 protein, with translation MQPKIYIVLVNFNGHNNTVETMESLAKQSYKEFQIVVVDNHTPSSLQIIKEWANGSRVMEFNPPAEISQYSAPACNKPARWLSYEVAEAEKGGDGRKEKELEAQIAENAEAPFKYPLIFVQALSDIGFAGGNNVGSRYALQKADGDFVWLLNNDTTLEYDALKHLVEKAAAYQAAGKKVGMIGSKLRWYRWPDKINAIGGMFNKWTTWSYHLGVREVDHGQYDRDDVKFDYVYGASIFIRKEFLQDVGLMNDVYYAYFEEMDWEVRALRKGWQHGYCYQSIIYHKQGVTTGKEIKSKQRPLFFMCCKYRGWMLFYQLYYPYLIFAPVIRLAGKALKNLTEGNAKESLLILKILLGKRTCSRD
- a CDS encoding sulfotransferase encodes the protein MKTNTTGESKLPNFFVVGAAKSGTTSLYEYMKMHPQIYMAPIKETHHFSTDIDNTKFRPNYARSLNKDLTRFLESDMQEGIFHAFVKDWDQYVQLFKNVKDEKAVGEITNSYLYSAAAAGNIIRQFPDAKIIMMLRNPVERAFSHYLMDLRIGYETEDFMTALRKDMARNPKGWGISNLYVEIGMYAGQVKRFMDVFPAQQLRIYIFDDFKKNPGAVVKDMFSFLGVDPDVDIDYSQKFNPSFIPKNKLIGKLNTQKKVKDWLKGVLPKSMKSAFKKTFYTDKDLPKITVEERKFLADIFRDDVMKLGTLLNRDLSGWVK